Proteins from a single region of Geoalkalibacter sp.:
- the mnmG gene encoding tRNA uridine-5-carboxymethylaminomethyl(34) synthesis enzyme MnmG, producing MTAQVNKTYDVIVVGAGHAGCEAALAAARMGCATLLLTMNLDTVGLMSCNPAIGGLAKGHLVKEIDALGGEMARNIDATGIQFRTLNTKKGPAVRASRAQADRQLYRQRLKLLIEDQARLDLKQGTVQTLLLEGSRVRGVLTREGLTFLGHTLVLTTGTFLKGLVHVGLSSFPSGRAGEPPAEGISDQLRALGLRVGRLKTGTPSRLDAHTIDFSRLEEQPGDTPPRPFSFLTQAITTPQVPCHITYTNERTHEVIRSGLHRSPLYTGKISGVGARYCPSVEDKVMRFPEKDRHQVFLEPEGLQTREIYPNGVSSSLPPDVQLAFLRTIAGLERVEIMRPGYAIEYDYFPPTQLRPTLETRDIAGLYHAGQINGTSGYEEAAAQGLVAGINAALACQGREPLVLTRDNSYIGVLIDDLVTLGTEEPYRMFTSRSEYRLLLREDNADLRLTPLGRAVGLVDEERWRRFNLKQEQIAAGRDLLRQGRLLPGDTQAVEELGLHGLSEARSWEDLLRRPEIGMADLARSSTELRALDPAVAEQIEIQVKYAGYIARQQEMVERFRRTEEVKIPEDLDYAAIAGLTAEVREKLQRVRPRTLGQAARISGVTPAAVAILSVAVRRR from the coding sequence ATGACGGCTCAAGTGAACAAAACCTATGACGTCATCGTCGTCGGCGCCGGACATGCCGGCTGCGAGGCGGCTCTGGCGGCGGCGCGCATGGGTTGCGCCACTCTGCTGCTGACCATGAACCTCGATACCGTGGGTCTGATGTCGTGCAACCCCGCCATCGGCGGTCTGGCCAAGGGGCATCTGGTCAAGGAGATCGACGCCCTGGGTGGAGAGATGGCGCGCAACATCGATGCCACCGGCATTCAGTTTCGCACCCTCAACACCAAGAAAGGCCCGGCGGTGCGCGCCAGCCGCGCCCAGGCCGATCGCCAGCTCTATCGCCAGCGGCTCAAGCTGCTCATCGAAGATCAGGCCCGTCTCGATCTCAAGCAGGGCACCGTGCAGACCCTGCTTCTTGAGGGCTCCAGGGTGCGGGGGGTGCTCACCCGCGAGGGTCTGACTTTTCTGGGACACACCCTGGTGCTGACCACCGGCACGTTTCTCAAGGGCCTGGTGCATGTGGGTCTTTCCAGCTTCCCCTCGGGTCGCGCCGGAGAGCCGCCCGCGGAAGGAATCAGCGATCAGCTGCGCGCCCTCGGCTTGCGCGTCGGGCGCCTCAAGACCGGCACGCCGTCGCGCCTGGATGCCCATACCATCGATTTTTCCCGCCTGGAGGAGCAACCGGGCGACACGCCGCCTCGCCCGTTCTCCTTTCTGACCCAGGCCATCACCACCCCGCAGGTGCCCTGCCACATCACCTACACCAACGAACGCACCCATGAGGTGATCCGCTCGGGGTTGCACCGCTCGCCCCTCTATACGGGGAAAATTTCAGGAGTCGGTGCGCGCTACTGCCCGTCCGTCGAAGACAAGGTCATGCGCTTTCCGGAGAAGGACCGCCATCAGGTGTTTCTTGAGCCCGAAGGCCTGCAGACCCGCGAAATCTATCCCAACGGCGTGTCGAGTTCCCTGCCGCCCGATGTCCAGTTGGCTTTTCTGCGCACCATCGCGGGCTTGGAGCGGGTCGAGATCATGCGCCCCGGCTACGCCATCGAATACGATTACTTTCCCCCGACGCAGCTGCGCCCGACCCTGGAAACCCGCGATATCGCGGGCCTCTACCACGCCGGGCAGATCAACGGCACCTCGGGCTACGAGGAGGCCGCCGCCCAGGGCCTGGTGGCCGGCATCAACGCCGCGCTGGCCTGCCAGGGGCGCGAGCCCCTGGTGCTGACCCGGGACAATTCCTACATCGGCGTGCTCATCGACGATCTGGTCACCCTCGGCACCGAGGAGCCCTACCGCATGTTCACCTCGCGTTCCGAATACCGCCTGCTGCTGCGCGAGGACAACGCCGATCTGCGTTTGACTCCCTTGGGGCGCGCGGTTGGTCTGGTGGACGAGGAGCGCTGGCGCAGATTTAATCTCAAGCAGGAGCAGATCGCCGCCGGGCGCGATTTGCTGCGTCAGGGGCGACTGCTGCCCGGCGATACCCAGGCGGTGGAGGAGTTGGGCCTGCACGGGCTCTCGGAGGCGCGCAGCTGGGAAGATCTGCTGAGGCGTCCGGAAATCGGCATGGCGGATCTGGCGCGCTCCTCGACGGAGCTGCGCGCCCTGGATCCGGCCGTGGCCGAGCAGATCGAAATCCAGGTGAAATACGCCGGCTATATCGCGCGTCAGCAGGAGATGGTGGAGCGTTTCCGCCGCACCGAGGAGGTTAAAATCCCCGAGGATCTCGATTATGCCGCCATTGCCGGGCTCACCGCGGAGGTTCGAGAAAAGCTTCAGCGGGTGCGCCCCCGCACCCTGGGGCAGGCGGCGCGCATCTCGGGGGTGACCCCTGCCGCCGTGGCGATTCTCTCCGTCGCGGTGCGGAGGCGCTGA
- the rsmG gene encoding 16S rRNA (guanine(527)-N(7))-methyltransferase RsmG: MDELGRLRRCLKDLGLEVSPDAEAQLLAFQRELLAWNRKFNLTAIRDPLESVEKHLADSLTPLPLLRSAKRLLDLGSGAGLPALPLKIARPELSVVSLDSQEKKILFQRHVARKLGLRDFHAVCARIEDFAADSAQRGAYSLVIARALASLEQLLAWAAPFLAEDGRFIAMKAQEEDGDAALLAPRFGFRLVGEEELRLPVSGARRRLQVFAPAP, from the coding sequence ATGGACGAGCTCGGCCGGCTACGGCGCTGCCTGAAGGATCTCGGGCTGGAGGTGTCGCCCGACGCAGAGGCGCAACTGCTCGCCTTTCAACGGGAACTGCTCGCCTGGAACCGCAAATTCAACCTCACCGCGATCCGCGATCCGCTGGAGAGCGTGGAAAAACATCTCGCGGACTCCCTCACGCCTCTGCCTCTGCTGCGCTCCGCCAAACGGCTGCTCGATCTCGGCTCGGGCGCCGGCTTGCCGGCCCTGCCGCTGAAAATCGCCCGGCCCGAGCTGTCGGTGGTGTCCCTGGATTCCCAGGAAAAGAAGATCCTCTTTCAGCGTCATGTGGCGCGCAAGCTCGGTCTGCGTGATTTTCACGCGGTCTGCGCGCGCATCGAGGATTTTGCCGCGGATTCCGCTCAGCGGGGTGCTTATTCCCTGGTGATCGCCCGCGCCCTGGCCTCCCTGGAGCAACTGCTGGCCTGGGCCGCGCCCTTTCTGGCCGAGGATGGCCGCTTTATCGCCATGAAGGCCCAGGAAGAGGACGGCGATGCCGCCCTGCTCGCGCCGCGCTTCGGTTTTCGCCTGGTGGGCGAGGAAGAACTGCGTCTGCCGGTCAGTGGCGCGCGCCGCCGTCTTCAGGTCTTTGCCCCGGCCCCCTGA
- a CDS encoding ParA family protein → MAKIIAIANQKGGVGKTTTAVNLAASLAAAEKRTLLVDMDPQANACTGLGIDKSKLKHTVYHALLGEADARSILVPTDLELLRVLPSNTDLIGAEIELVTALAREVKLKSALDPLRNEFDFIVIDCPPSLGLLTVNALTAADSVLVPLQCEFYAMEGLSQLMTTIRIIKTQLNPRLEIHGILLTMFDGRNNLSHQVSEEIRNHFDGKVFHTVIPRNVRLSEAPSHGVPVLLYDVNSKGTVAYLDLAREIIGMGG, encoded by the coding sequence ATGGCCAAGATCATCGCAATCGCCAACCAGAAAGGAGGCGTGGGCAAGACCACCACGGCGGTCAACCTCGCCGCCTCCCTCGCGGCGGCGGAAAAGCGCACGCTGCTGGTGGACATGGACCCGCAGGCCAATGCCTGCACGGGGCTGGGCATCGATAAAAGCAAGCTCAAGCACACCGTCTACCATGCCCTGCTCGGCGAGGCCGACGCCCGCTCGATTCTGGTTCCCACCGATCTTGAGCTGCTGCGCGTGTTGCCTTCCAACACCGATCTCATCGGCGCCGAGATCGAACTGGTCACCGCCCTGGCGCGGGAAGTCAAGCTCAAGAGCGCCCTGGATCCCCTGCGCAACGAATTCGACTTCATCGTCATCGACTGTCCGCCTTCCCTGGGGTTGCTCACGGTCAACGCCCTGACCGCCGCCGATTCGGTGCTGGTGCCCCTGCAATGTGAGTTCTACGCCATGGAGGGGCTCTCCCAGCTGATGACCACCATCCGCATCATCAAGACCCAACTCAATCCGCGCCTGGAGATTCACGGCATCCTGCTGACCATGTTCGACGGTCGCAACAATCTCTCGCATCAGGTGTCCGAGGAGATCCGCAACCATTTCGACGGCAAGGTTTTTCACACGGTGATTCCGCGCAACGTGCGTCTCTCCGAAGCGCCCAGCCACGGCGTGCCGGTGCTGCTCTACGACGTCAATTCCAAGGGCACGGTGGCCTATCTCGATCTGGCGCGCGAAATCATCGGCATGGGAGGCTGA
- a CDS encoding ParB/RepB/Spo0J family partition protein — MAKRPALGRGMGALLGSVAEPAERSKYFLCPVEELRPHAGQPRKSFDDAKMEELVASIREKGIIQPLVVRREGEHYQIIAGERRWRAARKAGLAEVPVVIQDVSEDWALEMALIENIQREDLNPLEEAEAYRNLVSNFDLTQEEVARRVGKDRSSVANALRLLRLPETVRADLRDNRLSMGHARALLGLDGDEDILEASGEIQRKQLSVREAEALVKRIKSFGGRRRKSPAKTEPDARLSGLAADLKQALGTEVRIAPRGKKGGRIEIAYTSAADLERLLGLLGGR; from the coding sequence ATGGCCAAGCGACCCGCTCTGGGCCGGGGCATGGGCGCGCTGCTCGGCAGCGTCGCGGAGCCCGCCGAACGCAGCAAATATTTTCTCTGTCCCGTGGAGGAGTTGCGCCCCCACGCCGGACAGCCGCGCAAGAGCTTCGATGACGCCAAGATGGAGGAACTGGTCGCCTCCATCCGCGAGAAGGGCATCATCCAGCCCCTGGTGGTGCGCCGCGAGGGCGAGCACTATCAGATCATCGCCGGGGAGCGGCGCTGGCGCGCCGCGCGCAAGGCGGGCCTTGCCGAAGTGCCGGTGGTCATTCAGGACGTCTCCGAGGACTGGGCGCTGGAAATGGCGCTCATCGAGAACATTCAGCGCGAGGATCTCAATCCCCTCGAGGAGGCGGAAGCCTACCGCAACCTGGTGAGTAATTTCGATCTCACGCAGGAGGAGGTGGCGCGCCGCGTCGGCAAGGATCGCTCCTCGGTGGCCAACGCCCTGCGCCTGCTCAGGCTGCCGGAGACGGTGCGCGCGGATCTGCGCGACAACCGCCTGAGCATGGGCCATGCACGGGCCCTGCTTGGCCTCGACGGCGACGAGGACATTCTGGAGGCAAGCGGCGAAATCCAGCGCAAGCAGCTCTCGGTGCGCGAGGCCGAGGCCCTGGTCAAGCGCATCAAGAGCTTCGGCGGCCGCCGCCGCAAAAGCCCCGCCAAGACCGAGCCCGACGCGCGGCTGAGCGGGTTGGCCGCCGACCTCAAACAAGCCTTGGGCACCGAGGTGCGCATCGCGCCGCGCGGCAAAAAGGGCGGGCGCATCGAAATCGCCTACACCTCGGCGGCGGATTTGGAGCGCCTGCTCGGGCTGCTGGGAGGCCGCTGA
- a CDS encoding bactofilin family protein, translating to MFGKKPAKAAIPLEKSDIKAFLGPGSQFEGNMTFTEIVRLDGLFRGEIHSQDTLIVGQSGELQAEIKVGTLILSGKLKGNVTADIRVELRAPAEVEGNIATPVLTVEEGVVFNGSLRMRGAAPELPGKGGADGARKGEK from the coding sequence ATGTTCGGAAAAAAACCCGCCAAGGCGGCGATTCCCCTGGAAAAAAGCGACATCAAAGCCTTTCTCGGCCCCGGCAGTCAGTTCGAGGGCAACATGACCTTCACCGAGATCGTGCGCCTCGACGGGCTGTTTCGCGGCGAGATCCACAGCCAGGATACCCTGATCGTCGGTCAGAGCGGGGAACTGCAGGCGGAAATCAAGGTCGGCACCCTGATCCTGAGCGGCAAGCTCAAGGGCAACGTGACGGCGGACATCCGAGTCGAGCTGCGCGCGCCGGCGGAAGTCGAGGGCAATATCGCCACGCCGGTGCTGACGGTGGAAGAAGGGGTGGTGTTCAACGGCAGCCTGCGGATGCGTGGGGCGGCTCCCGAATTGCCGGGAAAAGGCGGCGCGGACGGGGCGAGAAAGGGCGAAAAGTAA
- a CDS encoding pyridoxal phosphate-dependent aminotransferase — MRNNIVHIGAGELTYEIRAIVSIAEKLNKLGIKTNMENIGDPIAKGEKIPVWMKKIVADLAMKDCSYGYCATKGLLETREFIANMTNSRGKTQITAEDIIFFNGLGDAIQKVYGFLRREARVIGPSPTYSTHSSGEAAHAGQRPVTYRLDPDNNWYPDLDDLRLSVKYNPAISGILIINPDNPTGAVYPERILREIVAIAKEYDLFIICDEIYHNLVYNGESTKPISDLIGEVPAIAMKGISKELPWPGARCGWIEVYNAERDPMFKRYIQSILDSKMVEVCSTTLPQKAIPPILSHPEYPKFLEERKARYEHHSNIAYEILKEVPGIKVNRTNGAFYMSVAFKPDQLTDRQTLPIANPEVKDLVEGLVNQPGVSLDKRFVYYLLASTGICVVPLSSFCTPEMGFRITLLELDEKEFTKIFKTIAEKITEYLNS; from the coding sequence ATGCGTAACAACATCGTGCACATCGGTGCGGGCGAACTGACCTACGAAATCCGGGCGATCGTCTCCATCGCCGAGAAGCTCAACAAACTCGGCATCAAGACCAACATGGAAAACATCGGCGATCCCATCGCCAAGGGTGAGAAAATCCCGGTCTGGATGAAAAAAATCGTCGCCGATCTGGCCATGAAGGATTGCTCCTACGGCTACTGCGCCACCAAGGGTTTGCTGGAAACCCGCGAATTTATTGCCAATATGACCAACTCGCGGGGCAAGACCCAGATCACCGCCGAGGACATCATCTTCTTCAACGGCCTGGGCGACGCCATCCAGAAAGTGTACGGTTTTCTGCGCCGCGAGGCGCGCGTCATCGGCCCCTCACCCACCTACTCCACCCATTCCTCGGGCGAGGCGGCCCATGCCGGGCAGCGTCCCGTCACCTATCGCCTCGATCCGGACAACAACTGGTACCCCGATCTCGATGATCTGCGCCTCTCGGTCAAGTACAATCCGGCCATCAGCGGCATTCTCATCATCAATCCCGACAACCCCACCGGCGCGGTCTATCCCGAGCGCATCCTGCGCGAGATCGTGGCCATCGCCAAGGAATACGACCTGTTCATCATCTGCGACGAGATCTACCACAACCTGGTGTACAACGGCGAATCGACCAAGCCCATCTCCGATCTCATCGGCGAGGTGCCGGCCATCGCCATGAAGGGCATCAGCAAGGAGCTGCCCTGGCCCGGGGCGCGCTGCGGGTGGATCGAGGTGTACAACGCCGAGCGCGACCCGATGTTCAAGCGCTATATCCAGAGCATCCTCGATTCCAAGATGGTCGAGGTCTGCTCCACGACCCTGCCGCAGAAGGCGATTCCGCCGATCCTCAGCCATCCCGAGTACCCTAAGTTCCTGGAGGAGCGCAAGGCGCGCTACGAGCACCATTCCAACATCGCCTACGAGATTCTCAAGGAAGTGCCGGGCATCAAGGTCAATCGCACCAACGGCGCCTTCTACATGAGCGTGGCCTTCAAGCCCGACCAGCTGACCGACCGCCAGACCCTGCCCATCGCCAATCCCGAGGTGAAGGATCTGGTCGAAGGGCTGGTCAATCAGCCGGGGGTGTCCCTCGACAAGCGCTTCGTCTATTACCTGCTCGCCTCGACGGGCATCTGCGTGGTGCCCCTCTCCTCCTTCTGCACGCCGGAGATGGGCTTTCGCATCACCCTGCTGGAGCTCGACGAGAAGGAATTCACCAAGATTTTCAAGACCATCGCGGAGAAGATCACGGAGTATCTCAATTCCTGA
- a CDS encoding glutamate--cysteine ligase has product MTTLAKEGLEAQIHDERDLIAYLASGARAPEHWGIGAEAEKLVIDAETGEAAPFDRIEELLLRVEGQGGWRGIREEGRLIALQGPRSSITLEPGGQLELSGELCPHLHCCHGDLTRHLRAVTGEAAALGLAFLGLGVQPFTPLSEIAWVPKARYGIMGPYMLRTGDLGQAMMKQTAGLQVNVDFSDEADWLAKLRTSLLLAPVLYALFANSPLLEGRPSGFLSTRGEIWSRTDRARTGLLPALFAEGAGYAGYVDYALDVPMYFIRREGRYLDLTASPLPFRRYLREGWRGWRATLGDWDLHLSTIFTEVRLRPQIELRSADSLPPRHTLAVAALIKGLLYDQTSLEAAGALLHREVYPQLARIFADSWRLGLQTPTAERSLRELSFDLLVLAREGLGRRRVADHRGLDETLYLEGLDELVASGETLAQRLLARWRGSRREKVRLLLEHCGFGDGTEKRFSA; this is encoded by the coding sequence ATGACGACCTTGGCTAAGGAAGGACTGGAGGCGCAAATCCACGATGAGCGCGATCTGATCGCCTATCTGGCGTCGGGCGCCCGTGCCCCCGAGCACTGGGGAATCGGCGCCGAGGCGGAAAAGCTGGTCATCGACGCCGAAACCGGCGAGGCGGCGCCCTTTGATCGCATCGAGGAGTTGCTGCTGCGCGTCGAAGGCCAGGGCGGCTGGCGCGGCATCCGCGAGGAGGGCCGCCTCATCGCCCTGCAGGGCCCGCGTTCTTCCATCACCCTGGAACCGGGCGGCCAACTCGAGCTCTCCGGCGAGCTCTGCCCGCACCTGCATTGCTGTCACGGCGATTTGACGCGTCATCTGCGGGCGGTGACGGGCGAGGCGGCGGCGCTCGGCCTGGCGTTTCTCGGCCTGGGCGTGCAACCCTTCACGCCCTTGAGCGAAATCGCCTGGGTACCCAAGGCGCGCTACGGCATCATGGGTCCCTACATGCTGCGCACGGGCGATCTCGGGCAGGCGATGATGAAGCAGACCGCCGGCCTTCAGGTCAACGTGGATTTCAGCGATGAAGCCGATTGGCTGGCCAAGCTGCGGACCAGCCTGCTCCTGGCGCCGGTGCTCTACGCCCTGTTCGCCAATTCGCCGCTGCTGGAGGGTCGCCCCAGCGGCTTTCTCTCGACGCGCGGCGAAATCTGGTCACGCACCGACCGCGCGCGCACCGGGCTGCTGCCGGCGCTGTTTGCCGAGGGCGCGGGCTATGCCGGCTACGTCGACTATGCCCTCGATGTACCCATGTATTTCATTCGCCGCGAGGGGCGCTACCTCGACCTGACGGCCAGCCCCCTGCCCTTTCGCCGCTACCTGCGCGAGGGCTGGCGGGGTTGGCGGGCAACCCTCGGCGATTGGGATCTGCACCTCTCGACCATTTTCACCGAGGTGCGCCTGCGGCCGCAGATCGAGTTGCGCTCGGCGGACAGTTTGCCGCCGCGCCACACCCTGGCCGTGGCGGCGCTGATCAAGGGGCTGCTCTACGATCAGACGAGCCTGGAAGCCGCCGGCGCCCTGCTCCATCGCGAAGTCTATCCGCAGCTCGCGCGGATTTTCGCCGATTCCTGGCGCCTCGGGCTGCAAACTCCGACGGCAGAACGCAGTCTGCGCGAGCTCAGCTTCGATCTGCTCGTGCTCGCGCGCGAGGGGCTTGGCCGTCGGCGCGTGGCCGATCACCGCGGACTGGATGAAACCCTCTATCTGGAGGGGTTGGACGAGCTGGTCGCCAGCGGCGAGACCCTGGCGCAGCGGCTTTTGGCGCGCTGGCGGGGGTCGCGTCGGGAGAAAGTCCGGCTGTTGCTGGAGCATTGCGGGTTTGGCGATGGCACGGAAAAGCGTTTTTCGGCCTGA
- a CDS encoding gamma-glutamylcyclotransferase family protein translates to MLYFAYGHNLDPDNLSQRGVSFSRVCTGKIRDLRLVFHKPGEDGTGRADVQDHRGSQVEGVIYEVPETSLANLEVYEGVDKGHYRRQVMKVQTCKGELECVVYRAAKFKSGLKPSRAYLAQLIRGAEIHKLSADYQSFLKSFATAD, encoded by the coding sequence ATGCTGTACTTTGCCTACGGCCACAATCTCGACCCCGACAACCTGTCCCAGCGCGGTGTGAGCTTCTCGCGCGTCTGCACCGGCAAGATCCGCGACCTGCGGCTGGTCTTTCACAAACCCGGCGAGGACGGCACGGGCCGCGCCGATGTCCAGGATCACCGCGGCAGCCAGGTCGAGGGGGTGATCTACGAGGTCCCCGAAACAAGCCTGGCCAATCTCGAGGTGTACGAAGGGGTGGACAAGGGGCATTACCGGCGGCAGGTGATGAAGGTGCAAACCTGCAAGGGGGAGCTGGAGTGCGTGGTGTATCGCGCCGCCAAGTTCAAGAGCGGCCTCAAGCCCAGCCGCGCCTATCTCGCGCAGCTGATTCGCGGCGCCGAGATCCACAAGCTCTCCGCCGACTATCAGAGCTTTCTCAAATCCTTTGCCACGGCGGATTGA
- the tkt gene encoding transketolase: MTKEPLDANLARHTIDCLRFLAADAVEQARSGHPGTPMEAAPLAYLLYRRHLRHNPADPAWPGRDRFVLSCGHASMLLYGVLHLSGYGLSLADLKNFRQLGSPTAGHPEYGHAPGVETTTGPLGQGLAVSVGMAMGARFLAERASADLFNYRIYCLCSDGDLMEGVAAEAASLAGHLGLGNLIVIYLDNRITIEGETDLAFSESVATRFLAYDWQVRQVEGENLAEIEAALNAAKADPRPSLLIARTHIAPGAPTKQDSAEAHGAPLGAAELAATKRAYGWDAEAMFHVPEAVRAHMAACRERGARLQREWEERLARAQERPSAGLIAWLGSRDGRLPEGWAQNLPQFLAGDGPQATRQASGIVLNALAARLPLLLGGSADLGPSNNTHLQGEASYSRALSGRNLHFGVREHAMGAILNGLCHTSGLIPFGGTFLIFSDYMRPPMRLAALMGLAPIYVFTHDSIALGEDGPTHQPVEQLAGLRAVPNLRVIRPCDANETAHAWRLAVEYRRGPTALILSRQALPVLDPGQHAPADGLRRGGYVLAEAEGPLRALLIATGAEVHLALAARALLHQEGIGTRVVSLPCWELFAEQDVAYRDAVLPPACATRVAVEAASPFGWERWVGERGAILAMHGYGASAPGGVLLKHFGFSAEAVVRRVKEMLI; encoded by the coding sequence ATGACCAAGGAACCCCTCGATGCGAACCTGGCCCGCCACACCATCGACTGCCTGCGCTTTCTCGCCGCCGACGCGGTGGAACAGGCGCGCTCGGGCCATCCCGGCACGCCCATGGAGGCCGCGCCCCTCGCCTACCTGCTCTACCGCCGTCATCTGCGCCACAATCCCGCCGATCCCGCCTGGCCGGGCCGCGATCGCTTCGTGCTGTCCTGCGGGCACGCCTCCATGCTGCTCTATGGGGTGCTGCACCTGAGCGGCTACGGACTGAGCCTGGCGGATCTGAAAAACTTCCGGCAACTCGGCAGCCCCACGGCGGGACATCCCGAATACGGCCATGCCCCGGGGGTGGAAACCACCACCGGACCCCTGGGCCAGGGCCTGGCGGTGAGCGTCGGCATGGCGATGGGCGCGCGCTTTCTCGCCGAGCGGGCAAGCGCCGACCTGTTCAATTACCGCATCTACTGCCTGTGCTCCGACGGCGATCTCATGGAGGGGGTGGCCGCTGAAGCCGCGTCCTTGGCCGGCCATCTGGGGCTGGGCAATCTCATCGTCATCTATCTCGACAATCGCATCACCATCGAGGGCGAGACGGATCTGGCCTTCAGCGAGTCGGTGGCGACGCGCTTTCTGGCCTACGACTGGCAGGTGCGACAGGTGGAAGGGGAAAATCTGGCGGAAATCGAAGCCGCCCTCAACGCCGCCAAGGCCGATCCGCGCCCTTCCCTGCTCATCGCGCGCACCCACATCGCGCCCGGCGCCCCCACCAAGCAGGACAGCGCCGAAGCGCACGGTGCGCCCCTGGGCGCCGCGGAGCTGGCGGCGACCAAGCGCGCCTACGGCTGGGATGCGGAGGCGATGTTTCACGTGCCCGAGGCGGTGCGCGCCCACATGGCGGCGTGTCGCGAGCGCGGCGCCCGTTTGCAGCGCGAATGGGAAGAGCGTCTGGCGCGGGCGCAGGAGCGGCCCTCGGCGGGGCTGATCGCCTGGCTGGGAAGCCGCGATGGGCGACTGCCCGAGGGTTGGGCGCAAAATCTGCCGCAGTTTCTTGCGGGCGACGGGCCACAGGCGACGCGCCAGGCAAGCGGCATCGTGCTCAATGCCCTGGCGGCGCGCCTGCCGTTGCTGCTCGGCGGCTCGGCGGATCTGGGGCCGTCGAACAACACCCATCTCCAGGGCGAAGCCTCCTATAGCCGCGCCCTGAGCGGCCGCAATCTGCATTTCGGGGTGCGCGAGCATGCCATGGGCGCCATCCTCAACGGCCTGTGCCATACCTCGGGTCTGATCCCCTTTGGCGGCACCTTCCTGATTTTTTCCGACTACATGCGCCCGCCCATGCGCCTGGCGGCGCTGATGGGTCTGGCACCCATCTACGTCTTCACCCATGATTCCATCGCGCTCGGCGAGGACGGCCCCACCCATCAACCCGTGGAACAACTCGCCGGGCTGCGCGCGGTGCCCAACCTGCGCGTCATCCGGCCCTGCGATGCCAACGAAACGGCGCATGCCTGGCGTCTCGCCGTGGAGTATCGCCGCGGTCCCACCGCTTTGATCCTCAGCCGCCAGGCCCTGCCGGTGCTCGACCCCGGGCAGCATGCCCCGGCGGACGGGCTGCGGCGCGGCGGCTATGTGCTGGCCGAGGCCGAGGGGCCTTTGCGCGCCCTGCTCATCGCCACCGGCGCTGAAGTGCATCTGGCCCTGGCGGCGCGCGCCCTGCTGCACCAGGAGGGCATCGGCACGCGCGTGGTGAGCCTGCCCTGCTGGGAGCTCTTCGCCGAGCAGGACGTCGCCTATCGCGATGCGGTGCTGCCGCCTGCCTGCGCGACGCGGGTGGCGGTGGAAGCGGCCTCGCCCTTTGGCTGGGAACGCTGGGTGGGCGAGCGCGGCGCCATCCTCGCCATGCATGGCTACGGCGCCAGCGCCCCGGGCGGCGTGCTGCTCAAGCACTTCGGCTTTAGCGCCGAGGCGGTGGTGCGCAGGGTAAAGGAAATGCTGATCTAG